A DNA window from Ipomoea triloba cultivar NCNSP0323 chromosome 10, ASM357664v1 contains the following coding sequences:
- the LOC116031968 gene encoding uncharacterized protein LOC116031968 — MGFESIPGKGVSTGITASSSASEVVDFLRTSFQRMDFSLGQKILTDRENALKAEIESLKKANESAQKVLEFENCKMGVELQRLKKENIDLGENNARLKREIEELKAEKKEVEERLEASEERYAWLDKRVSRMEEDLAFVATKVPNVSNIADKLDDELSFGTQNHLGPSATKVGGSSSSPTNEVPYVVLLSDDEDENHEMPLDDAEILGKSGMGLGPKMNELKGESLQRKRIFGNDDDGDSSSFCVQKRKLLHETEVTPVFDSPKNHGDARMSGYESIARVKCEAIVSPMAGKSTASSHLNLKPQKVGSGPWLDQNEMRLAFDDDCELCMSAVCALYRKLISAPLSMKPMDRGFDSNDELGVELAKYLIDDHPENKLNRAMSEISKVAIEQSKRLALKYSGQLFRIYSSGEDPLFCHNCTSFRR; from the exons ATGGGTTTCGAGTCCATACCGGGAAAAGGGGTTTCGACCGGTATCACTGCAAGCTCCTCGGCTTCAGAGGTGGTTGATTTCCTAAGGACGTCTTTTCAGCGAATGGACTTTAGCCTGGGCCAGAAAATACTGACCGACCGAGAAAATGCGCTCAAGGCGGAGATAGAGAGTTTGAAAAAAGCGAACGAGTCGGCCCAGAAGGTTCTAGAATTTGAGAATTGCAAAATGGGGGTCGAATTGCAGAGGCTGAAAAAGGAGAATATAGATTTGGGTGAAAACAACGCCCGCCTCAAACGAGAAATCGAAGAGTTGAAGGCTGAGAAAAAGGAAGTTGAGGAGAGACTGGAGGCTTCTGAGGAAAGATATGCGTGGTTGGACAAGAGGGTGTCTCGCATGGAAGAGGATTTAGCTTTTGTTGCTACAAAAGTCCCAAACGTGAGCAACATTGCTGATAAATTAGATGATGAGCTTTCTTTTGGTACTCAAAATCACCTGGGACCTAGTGCCACCAAAGTTGGTGGTAGTAGTAGTAGTCCCACGAATGAAG TGCCATATGTGGTTCTTCTCagtgatgatgaggatgagaaTCATGAGATGCCTCTGGATGATGCTGAAATTTTAGGGAAAAGTGGAATGGGACTTGGCCCTAAGATGAATGAATTAAAGGGAGAAAGCTTACAGAGAAAAAGAATCTTTGGCAATGATGATGATGGGGATAGTTCTTCCTTTTGTGTACAGAAGCGCAAACTCCTGCATGAAACAGAAGTAACACCGGTATTTGACAGCCCGAAAAATCATGGTGATGCTAGAATGTCAGGTTATGAGTCCATAGCTAGAGTTAAGTGTGAAGCAATAGTAAGTCCAATGGCGGGCAAGTCTACAGCTTCTTCACACCTCAACTTGAAACCCCAAAAAGTTGGGAGCGGGCCATGGCTGGATCAAAATGAAATGCGTTTGGCATTTGACGATGATTGTGAACTTTGTATGAGTGCTGTTTGTGCACTTTATAGAAAGCTAATTTCCGCACCACTGTCAATGAAGCCCATGGATAGAGGATTTGACTCAAATGATGAACTCGG GGTTGAATTGGCAAAGTATCTCATTGACGATCACCCAGAGAATAAACTCAATAGGGCTATGTCAGAAATATCTAAAGTTGCTATTGAGCAGTCTAAAAGGTTAGCTCTCAAGTACAGTGGACAACTTTTTCGCATATACTCTAGCGGTGAGGATCCGTTGTTCTGTCACAATTGTACAAGCTTCAGGCGTTAG